From a region of the Arachis ipaensis cultivar K30076 chromosome B09, Araip1.1, whole genome shotgun sequence genome:
- the LOC107616642 gene encoding uncharacterized protein LOC107616642 isoform X1 has product MRRVPLHSKSTAATMEEEEEEEEHLENSNNSSCYYPGCKKDANCSCEICLASINATLDLMPMSIHKSSLTKLSASKPNNNLECTPTPISFDASHLSTPKSTASHILPSSTPAIKSTARSSLVFNQKIHNEKEDKKKGKQWCFTGLNILRILLGLGFLLCADIVFPKIVSGIIRPALSPELVKRVGEKCWHVQDLNGKLRFLQKELASVVDGKVSNCSHVHSLWKISKDGVLLNSRCTLYKSAIEEVTVWGWPLQTSGLLTTGFSSTTFTILSGRLSEWNGGHVSYLVRKANASWVQPKWGASVVQLHPNTWILQYQRSYCTRLHSAALDFLKSRISRIVGRVKKSFWMLAAVEDTLYNEFRANNGIKIPT; this is encoded by the exons ATGAGAAGGGTCCCTTTGCATTCAAAATCCACCGCCGCCacaatggaagaagaagaagaagaagaagagcaccTTGAGAACAGCAACAACAGCAGCTGCTACTACCCTGGTTGCAAGAAAGATGCTAATTGCAGCTGCGAGATTTGCTTGGCCAGCATCAATGCCACCCTTGATCTCATGCCAATGAGCATTCACAAAAGCTCTCTCACCAAGCTCTCTGCTTCCAAACCCAACAACAATCTTGAGTGTACTCCAACTCCAATCTCCTTTGACGCTTCCCATTTGTCCACACCAAAGTCAACTGCTTCTCACATACTACCATCTTCTACACCTGCCATTAAGTCCACTGCTAGATCATCATTGGTTTTCAACCAGAAAATCCATAACGAGAAGGAGGACAAGAAGAAGGGAAAACAATGGTGTTTCACTGGTCTCAATATCTTGAGAATTCTACTGGGTTTAGGGTTCCTTTTGTGCGCAGATATTGTTTTCCCCAAGATTGTTTCTGGGATCATTCGCCCTGCCTTGTCACCTGAATTGGTGAAAAGGGTTGGTGAGAAATGCTGGCATGTGCAGGATTTGAATGGAAAGTTGAGGTTTTTGCAGAAAGAGTTGGCAAGTGTTGTTGATGGAAAGGTTTCTAATTGCAGCCATGTTCATTCCCTCTGGAAAATCAGCAag GATGGTGTACTATTGAATTCAAGGTGCACATTGTACAAATCAGCAATTGAGGAAGTAACAGTATGGGGATGGCCTTTGCAGACATCAGGATTGCTCACAACTGGCTTCTCTTCCACAACATTCACTATCTTATCTGGAAGACTCTCTGAG TGGAATGGTGGACATGTTAGCTACTTGGTTAGAAAGGCCAATGCTTCATGGGTTCAACCAAAATGGGGTGCCTCCGTGGTTCAATTACATCCCAACACATGGATTCTTCAATATCAAAGAAGCTATTGCACCAGATTGCATTCAGCAGCACTGGACTTCCTTAAATCTAGGATCTCAAGAATTGTTGGCAGAGTCAAGAAAAGTTTTTGGATGCTTGCTGCAGTGGAGGATACTTTATACAATGAATTCAGAGCAAACAATGGGATTAAAATCCCAACTTGA
- the LOC107616642 gene encoding uncharacterized protein LOC107616642 isoform X2 — MRRVPLHSKSTAATMEEEEEEEEHLENSNNSSCYYPGCKKDANCSCEICLASINATLDLMPMSIHKSSLTKLSASKPNNNLECTPTPISFDASHLSTPKSTASHILPSSTPAIKSTARSSLVFNQKIHNEKEDKKKGKQWCFTGLNILRILLGLGFLLCADIVFPKIVSGIIRPALSPELVKRVGEKCWHVQDLNGKLRFLQKELASVVDGKVSNCSHVHSLWKISKDGVLLNSRCTLYKSAIEEVTVWGWPLQTSGLLTTGFSSTTFTILSGRLSELLG; from the exons ATGAGAAGGGTCCCTTTGCATTCAAAATCCACCGCCGCCacaatggaagaagaagaagaagaagaagagcaccTTGAGAACAGCAACAACAGCAGCTGCTACTACCCTGGTTGCAAGAAAGATGCTAATTGCAGCTGCGAGATTTGCTTGGCCAGCATCAATGCCACCCTTGATCTCATGCCAATGAGCATTCACAAAAGCTCTCTCACCAAGCTCTCTGCTTCCAAACCCAACAACAATCTTGAGTGTACTCCAACTCCAATCTCCTTTGACGCTTCCCATTTGTCCACACCAAAGTCAACTGCTTCTCACATACTACCATCTTCTACACCTGCCATTAAGTCCACTGCTAGATCATCATTGGTTTTCAACCAGAAAATCCATAACGAGAAGGAGGACAAGAAGAAGGGAAAACAATGGTGTTTCACTGGTCTCAATATCTTGAGAATTCTACTGGGTTTAGGGTTCCTTTTGTGCGCAGATATTGTTTTCCCCAAGATTGTTTCTGGGATCATTCGCCCTGCCTTGTCACCTGAATTGGTGAAAAGGGTTGGTGAGAAATGCTGGCATGTGCAGGATTTGAATGGAAAGTTGAGGTTTTTGCAGAAAGAGTTGGCAAGTGTTGTTGATGGAAAGGTTTCTAATTGCAGCCATGTTCATTCCCTCTGGAAAATCAGCAag GATGGTGTACTATTGAATTCAAGGTGCACATTGTACAAATCAGCAATTGAGGAAGTAACAGTATGGGGATGGCCTTTGCAGACATCAGGATTGCTCACAACTGGCTTCTCTTCCACAACATTCACTATCTTATCTGGAAGACTCTCTGAG CTACTTGGTTAG